Proteins encoded within one genomic window of Rhododendron vialii isolate Sample 1 chromosome 1a, ASM3025357v1:
- the LOC131304200 gene encoding G-type lectin S-receptor-like serine/threonine-protein kinase LECRK3: protein MYYPLLHNLFCFLLLLPFSTVAQTNGTVDVGASITAGDNSTTPWLSASQDFAFGFKQLQQDNNLFLVSIWYYKIPDQTIVWYANEGVPVSAGSNVGITTGKGLVLSDPQGRELWSSTPILNQVAYGSMSDTGSFVLVGGGSDNIWESFKYPTDTLLPTQIMESGGVLFSRQSEKNFSRGRFQLRLLGDGNLVLNTRDLGTNFAYDAYYWSNTYDGVNVTNRGYRVIFNETGYIFVLTRSNQRVLLRPTTVLPSGDYYYRATLNFDGVLTQYYHPKTENADLKTWTPLWSEPDNICVDIRASQGRGACGFNSICTIDDYKRPNCLCPEGFSLLDPNDKYGDCKPSFTPSCEEDDHKSSNGDLYDLSVLIDTDWPLSDYEQLNPFSEEMCRNSCLQDCFCAVAILRGDSCWKKKLPLSNGRKDRVVNGKAFMKFRKGDLPPSTPDPRSPIRDIKKNDRTLILVGSVLLGSSLFVNVALLGAFCLGFSLIYQKKILNSRHGFGAVETNLRCFSYEELAEATDGFKEEVGRGAFGIVFGGAVQMGNSRTSVAVKKLDRVVQEKEREKEFRTEVHVIGQTHHKNLVRLVGFCDQGEHRMLVYEFMSNGTLASFLFGETKPSWNQRSEIALGIARGLLYLHEECSTQIIHCDIKPQNILLDNYYSARIADFGLAKLLMINQSQTNTGIRGTKGYVAPEWFRNKPVTAKVDVYSFGVLLLEIITCRKNVKGSEMGGEERAILTDWVCDCFLKDELHALVEDDSEALNDWRKVQRFLMVGIWCIQEDPSQRPTMRKVTQMLEGVVEVPVPPSHSQFSFVSHGVGEE, encoded by the exons ATGTATTATCCTCTTCTTCATAATCTCTTCTGCTTCCTATTATTGCTGCCATTTTCTACCGTTGCTCAGACTAACGGAACCGTCGACGTTGGTGCATCTATCACAGCTGGTGACAATTCCACCACCCCATGGCTATCCGCTTCTCAAGATTTTGCATTTGGGTTTAAACAACTCCAGCAAGATAACAATCTCTTCTTGGTCTCCATATGGTATTACAAGATACCCGACCAAACCATTGTTTGGTATGCAAACGAAGGCGTTCCGGTGTCAGCTGGATCGAATGTAGGGATAACCACGGGCAAAGGGCTAGTGCTCAGTGACCCTCAAGGCAGAGAGCTGTGGAGTTCCACCCCCATTCTTAACCAAGTTGCTTATGGCTCTATGAGCGATACGGGCAGCTTTGTGCTTGTTGGTGGGGGTTCGGATAACATATGGGAGAGCTTCAAATACCCGACGGACACCTTGTTGCCTACGCAGATCATGGAGTCCGGCGGGGTCCTTTTTTCTCGACAGTCGGAGAAGAATTTCTCCAGGGGAAG GTTCCAGCTCCGCCTGCTCGGAGATGGGAATCTCGTGCTTAATACTAGAGACTTGGGTACCAATTTCGCTTATGATGCTTACTACTGGAGCAACACTTATGATGGTGTTAATGTTACAAATCGTGGTTACCGAGTTATCTTCAATGAGACAGGATATATTTTCGTATTGACAAGAAGTAACCAAAGAGTACTACTCAGACCAACAACAGTACTCCCATCTGGTGACTACTACTACCGAGCAACTCTCAATTTTGATGGGGTTCTCACACAGTACTATCATCCAAAGACTGAAAATGCCGATCTGAAAACATGGACTCCTTTGTGGTCCGAGCCGGATAACATTTGTGTTGATATTAGAGCGAGTCAAGGTAGAGGGGCTTGTGGCTTCAACAGCATATGCACAATTGATGATTATAAAAGGCCTAATTGTTTGTGCCCTGAAGGTTTTTCGTTGCTTGATCCAAACGACAAGTACGGAGACTGTAAGCCAAGTTTCACACCAAGCTGTGAAGAAGATGACCACAAGAGTTCCAACGGAGATCTCTATGACTTGTCAGTGTTAATAGATACTGATTGGCCTCTGTCTGACTACGAGCAATTGAATCCTTTTAGTGAAGAGATGTGCAGAAATTCTTGCCTCCAGGATTGTTTCTGCGCTGTTGCTATTCTGCGGGGCGATAGCTGCTGGAAGAAGAAGCTGCCACTTTCTAATGGGAGGAAGGACAGAGTTGTTAATGGGAAGGCTTTCATGAAGTTCAGGAAAGGTGACCTTCCTCCATCTACTCCCGATCCTCGTTCTCCTATTCGGGACATAAAGAAGAACGATCGGACTTTGATTCTTGTTGGATCCGTGCTTCTGGGTAGCTCTTTATTCGTCAATGTCGCACTTCTGGGTGCCTTTTGCCTGGGTTTTTCCCTCATCTACCAGAAGAAGATCTTGAATAGTCGTCATGGGTTCGGAGCTGTGGAAACAAATCTTCGTTGTTTTTCGTATGAAGAGCTTGCAGAGGCTACAGATGGATTCAAGGAAGAAGTTGGAAGGGGAGCTTTTGGAATTGTGTTTGGAGGGGCAGTACAAATGGGGAATTCTAGAACTTCCGTCGCGGTCAAGAAGCTAGATAGGGTGGTtcaggaaaaagagagagagaaggaatttAGAACCGAAGTACATGTGATTGGCCAGACCCATCATAAGAATCTAGTCCGACTGGTTGGATTTTGCGACCAAGGGGAGCACCGGATGTTAGTGTACGAGTTCATGAGTAATGGCACTCTCGCTAGCTTCCTGTTTGGAGAGACAAAGCCTAGCTGGAACCAGAGGAGCGAAATTGCGTTGGGAATTGCTAGAGGCCTCCTCTACCTACACGAAGAATGCAGCACGCAGATCATCCATTGCGATATAAAGCCTCAAAACATACTTCTTGACAACTATTACAGCGCCCGGATTGCCGACTTTGGGTTGGCTAAACTGCTGATGATCAATCAGAGCCAGACAAATACTGGTATTAGAGGGACAAAAGGGTATGTTGCACCTGAATGGTTTAGAAACAAGCCGGTAACCGCTAAAGTTGATGTTTACAGCTTTGGTGTGTTGCTATTAGAGATCATTACTTGTCGAAAAAACGTAAAGGGGTCGGAGATGGGGGGTGAAGAGAGAGCAATTTTAACTGATTGGGTTTGTGATTGCTTTCTGAAAGATGAATTGCATGCTTTGGTTGAGGACGATTCTGAGGCCTTGAATGACTGGAGGAAGGTGCAGAGATTTCTGATGGTTGGAATTTGGTGTATTCAAGAAGATCCCTCTCAACGGCCCACGATGAGGAAGGTTACTCAGATGCTTGAAGGAGTTGTCGAAGTTCCTGTGCCTCCAAGCCATTCGCAATTTTCTTTCGTCAGTCATGGTGTCGGGGAGGAGTAG